A genomic region of Papaver somniferum cultivar HN1 chromosome 7, ASM357369v1, whole genome shotgun sequence contains the following coding sequences:
- the LOC113298740 gene encoding glycosyltransferase family protein 64 protein C5-like: MGSSSNIVSNHNNNNSKDNHHHHNTSSSSSSSSCCDMSIKCWCRMKLDHCVLSQSFLYYVSTFIIFGSIATIYAWLAFSPFQRPNLPSLGCHRDNEGSWSIGVFYGHSPFSLKPIESVNVWKNESSAWPVANPVFTCASASNAGYPSNFVADPFIYIQEDVLYLFYETKNSITLQGDIGVAKSIDKGATWQQLGTALDEDWHLSYPYVFDYQGHIYMMPEGSEIGEVRLYRALNFPLQWTLHKVIMKKPLVDTFLINRNGNYWLFGSDHSGFGTKKNGQLEIWYSNSPMGPWKPHKQNPIYNTDQSYGARNGGRPFVYEGNLYRMGQDCGETYGRRLRSFKVEVLTKYEYREVEVPLGIEESGKGRNAWNGARYHNLDVQQLSTGEWVGVMDGDRVPSGDIVHRHFMGSMALVAVAALVILVGLLIGAINCIVPLSWCSQSLGKRSDAFSSWERPSSLSSKLRRICTRLNRMSSFARGRMKPNSCSGKLFSSLVFVIAVALVCFSVKYIYGGSGAEEAYPLEGHFSQFTLLTMTYDARLWNLKMYVKHYSRCSSVGEIVVVWNKGQPPNISELDSAVPVRIRVEKQNSLNNRFKIDPLIKTKSVLELDDDIMMACDDIERGFQAWREHPDRIVGFYPRLIEGSPLKYRDEKYARKCHGYNMILTGAAFMDSTVAFQRYWSDEAKAGRDFVDKYFNCEDVLLNFLYANASSSSRAVEYVKPSWAIDTSKFSRVAISRNTQVHYQLRTNCLMKFSQMYGSLGSKWSFKGRKDGWDV, encoded by the exons ATGGGTTCTAGTTCTAATATTGTCAGtaatcacaacaacaacaacagcaaagataatcatcatcatcacaacactagttcttcatcttcatcatcttcttgttgtGATATGAGTATCAAGTGTTGGTGTAGGATGAAATTAGACCATTGTGTTTTGTCACAATCATTTCTATATTATGTATCAACTTTTATTATCTTTGGTTCCATCGCTACTATATACGCTTGGCTTGCTTTCTCACCTTTTCAAAGACCTAATTTACCTTCATTAGGTTGTCATCGAGATAATGAAGGATCATGGTCCATCGGTGTTTTTTATGGACATTCTCCCTTTTCTTTAAAACCAATTGAATCT GTAAATGTTTGGAAAAATGAGAGTTCTGCTTGGCCAGTGGCTAATCCAGTTTTTACTTGTGCTTCTGCCTCAAATGCTGGTTACCCTAGTAATTTTGTGGCTGATCCTTTTATCTATAttcag GAAGACGTACTTTATTTGTTTTATGAGACCAAGAACTCCATCACGTTGCAAGGAGATATTGGTGTGGCGAAGAGTATTGATAAAGGTGCTACATGGCAGCAATTGGGTACTGCTTTAGATGAAGACTGGCATCTCTCCTATCCATATGTTTTCGActaccaaggccat ATATACATGATGCCTGAGGGCAGTGAGATTGGGGAAGTTCGTCTCTACAGAGCTCTGAATTTCCCCCTGCAGTGGACGCTGCATAAGGTTATTATGAAGAAGCCCCTTGTCGATACCTTCCTCATAAACCGTAATGGTAATTATTGGCTTTTCGGATCAGATCACAGCGGTTTTGGGACTAAAAAGAATGGTCAATTGGAAATCTGGTATAGTAACTCACCGATGGGTCCATGGAAACCACACAAGCAGAATCCAATTTACAACACTGATCAGAGCTATGGAGCTCGGAATGGAGGCAGGCCATTTGTATATGAGGGGAACTTGTACCGCATGGGTCAAGATTGTGGTGAAACGTACGGACGTCGTCTCCGTTCTTTCAAAGTGGAAGTTCTCACGAAGTATGAGTACAGAGAAGTGGAAGTCCCTCTAGGTATAGAAGAGTCTGGAAAAGGTAGAAATGCTTGGAATGGTGCCCGTTATCATAACCTCGATGTACAACAGTTAAGTACTGGTGAGTGGGTCGGGGTAATGGATGGTGATCGGGTTCCTTCAGGTGACATTGTTCATAGACACTTTATGGGCTCTATGGCTCTTGTTGCTGTGGCTGCCTTGGTTATATTAGTGGGACTTTTGATTGGAGCTATCAATTGCATTGTACCTCTTAGCTGGTGCTCCCAGAGCTTGGGAAAGAGAAGTGATGCATTCTCAAGTTGGGAGCGTCCCAGTTCGTTGTCATCAAAACTGAGGCGCATCTGTACCAGGTTGAACAGAATGAGTTCGTTTGCCAGAGGTAGAATGAAGCCTAATAGTTGCTCTGGAAAATTGTTCTCCAGTTTAGTGTTTGTGATAGCGGTTGCACTAGTCTGCTTTAGTGTTAAATACATTTATGGTGGTAGTGGTGCAGAAGAAGCTTACCCGTTGGAGGGCCACTTTTCTCAGTTCACATTACTAACAATGACATACGATGCAAGGTTGTGGAATTTGAAAATGTATGTGAAGCATTATTCAAGGTGCTCATCTGTGGGGGAAATTGTTGTCGTGTGGAACAAGGGCCAGCCTCCTAATATAAGTGAGCTAGACTCTGCTGTGCCCGTCAGAATCAGAGTAGAGAAGCAGAACTCATTGAACAATCGTTTCAAGATAGATCCTCTAATAAAGACCAAATCTGTTCTTGAACTCGATGATGATATCATGATGGCATGTGATGATATCGAACGAGGATTCCAAGCATGGAGGGAACACCCAGATAGGATAGTTGGGTTCTACCCTCGTCTCATAGAGGGAAGTCCACTGAAGTATAGAGATGAAAAGTATGCCCGGAAGTGTCATGGATATAATATGATATTAACTGGGGCCGCGTTTATGGATAGTACTGTAGCATTTCAGAGGTATTGGAGCGACGAAGCCAAGGCAGGTAGGGATTTTGTTGACAAATACTTTAACTGTGAAGATGTGCTTCTGAATTTCCTGTATGCAAATGCTAGTAGTTCATCAAGAGCAGTGGAGTATGTCAAACCTTCTTGGGCAATTGATACCTCTAAATTCTCTAGAGTGGCTATCAGCCGGAATACACAAGTTCATTATCAGTTAAGAACAAATTGCCTAATGAAGTTTTCGCAGATGTACGGAAGCTTGGGTAGTAAATGGTCATTCAAAGGTAGGAAAGATGGTTGGGATGTATAG